CACCCGAGTCAGCGTAGCCACCGCCGCCGAACACCTCAGAACGGGCACGGCGCCCGCACCTGACGGTGCGACCCGGCACCTCGGTCCCGGGGAGATCGTTCTCGGACGATCATCGGCGCTGGTCAGCGGATCGAGGCGGGATTCGGCGTGGTGAGCGCGGCGGAACGATCGCCGCACCGGCACTCGAACGAAGGCGGTCCAGCGGCCCGGGAGAGCCGGTGAATCTCACCCGAGGCGTCCGCCACGTCACGGGCCGTCCGCCTCGCGTGGGCGAGCCCACTGCCGCGTCGGCTACCGTGACCCACCATGGCGCGGAATGCCAAGAAGGCGTTGGAAGAACTGTCCCACCGCGGACCGCACGAGGTGCTGCACGGCGACCTCGCGCTGGTCGGCCTGCCCGGCATCGTGTGCACGCCGCGCAGCGGCCGCGGGCTGCCCGCCGTGGCGTTCGGCCACGGGTGGCTGCAATCGCCCCGCCGGTACACCGGGTTGCTGCGCCACCTCGCGTCCTGGGGCATCGTCGCCGCCGCTCCCGGCACCCAGCGCGGCCCGCTGGCCTCGCACCGGATGCTGGCCTCGGACCTGCGCACCGCCCTCGACATCTGCACCGGCGTGCGCCTCGGCACGGGCGACATCAGCGTCGACGACGGCAAGCTCGGCGTCGCGGGCCACGCGCTGGGCGGCGGGAGCGCCGTGCTCGCCGCGGCCGACGACCCGCGGGTGCGGGCCGTGGCGACGTTCGCGGTGACCGAGACGATGCCGTCGGCGCTGGCCGCCGCGCACCGCGTCACGGCACCCGGGCTGCACCTCACCGGCGGGAAGGACCTGCTGGCACCGTCCGTCGCGAACGCCGAACCGATCGCGGCGGCGTGGGGCGGGCCGGTGCAGCTGCGCGACCTGCCCAAGGCCAGCCACCTCGGGATCACCGAAGGCAGGCACTGGACGGAACTGGTGCTGCACGGCAAGGCCGAATACCGCACCCAGCGCACGACCCGCGCCTTGATCACCGCGTTCCTGCTGCGCCACCTCAACGCCGACAAGCGGTGGGACGCGCTGCTCGACGGCGACGTCTCCGGTGCCGCCATCGACCAGGAGCACAGCCGGACGGCGAAGCAGCTCACGGCCTGACCGGGGTCGAATTCCGCACGGTCGCGGCGAAACGGCCCGCCGCGGCGATCACGTCGGCCACAATCACCGGCATGAGCGCGCCGCAGCCAGGACCCCACGGTTTTCCGCACGCCGCCCCGCCGCAGCAGGGCCATCCGCAGCAGGCGTACCCGGTGCAGCAGGGCTACCCGCAGGCACCGAGGCAAGCCCAGTGGACCTACCCGCAGCAGCCGGGTTTCCCGGCGCCGGGCGGACCGGCGAAACCCGCGTCGAACGGCCGCGCATCACCTTCGCCGTCGTGCTCTGCGTGCTCGCGCTCTTCTTCGTCGAAGAGGGGATCACGTCCATCGTGAGCAGCGCCGCCGCGTCGAGCATCGTCTTCGACGGGCAGACCCAGGTGGGCGTGAACATCGCGCTGTCGATGCTGCGCGGCGTCGGGATCGTGCTCGCCGGCGCGTTCGCGCTCACGGCGGCGATCCTGCACTTCGCCCGAGCACGCGCCGCCCGGGTGTTCGCCGTGCTCACGGGCGGCGCGGCGGTGCTCGGCTTCCTGCTCAACGCGGCCTACGAAGTGCACACCGTCGCCACCACGCACCTGCGGCTCAACTTCGACGACATCGTCGACACCCGCTTCGTGATCGTCCTGGTGCTCGGCGCGATCATCGCGGGCCTCTCGTTCGTCCCCGCGATCAACGGTGGCCCCGCGGCTCGACCACCGATGCCGCAGGGCTACCCGCCGCAGTACCGCTGACGCGGCTGCCGTTCACCTCAACCAGCTGCGGTTCGAGAAGTCGTCGTCCTCGTCGTCGAGGACCGGCCGCCGCCGGGCCGCGGGGCGCGGAGCGGGACGCGGCGGCGGCTGCTGCCAGCCCTGCTGCGGCGGCTCCGGACGGCTCTGCGGAGGAGGTTCCGGCCTGGTCTCCGCGACCGGTTCCGGCCTGCCCGCTGGGGCGGGCCGCGGGGCCGGGTCGGTGTACTCCTCTTCGTCGTCCTCGATGCCGACGTCGATCTCCGCGACCCGGTTGCGCTCGGCGTTCTCCCGCTCCGTGCGCTCCCGGATGCGCTCGGCCATCTTCTTCGCCGTGGCGACCGTGCTCTCGATGGCGGCCGTGGCCTTGTCCGCGCTCTCCCTGGAGCTCTTGGTGAGCTCGTGGCTGCGGTTCACGTCGTCGCTGACCAGCCGGTTCATCGATTCCCGGAACGCGCGCGCCTCCGGTGTCTCGGTGCTCATCTCAGGCGGTCCTTCCCCGCGTCACGCTCATCCCTGCCGGTCCTCACCGAGCACCGCCCGGTGCCGGGCACCGGAGTCGTCCACCACGTCGTCGAACAGCTGCCCCTGGGTGCGCCACGGGCTGGAGTTCGTCCGCTCCTGCTCACCGCCGCCGCCCTGCTGGCCGCCGCCCATCGCACCCATGCCGCCCATCATTCCGCCGCCCATGGCGCCGCCACCGGACTGCTGCTGACCGCCCTGCGCGGCGGCCGGGTCGGACATCGTGCCCATCCCGGTCGCCCCCTGCGGGCTGCCGGAGGCCGCGTCGTCCGCGCTGGCCAGCCCCGTCGCGCCCGCCTGCGGCGGTGGGCCGCCGAACGGTGACGGGTGCTGCGCGGGAGGTTCGGCGCCGAGGTCACCGGCGAACAGCTGCCCGGACATGCTCGCGAACGAACCGGACACGCCTTCGCT
This window of the Saccharopolyspora gloriosae genome carries:
- a CDS encoding dienelactone hydrolase family protein, whose product is MARNAKKALEELSHRGPHEVLHGDLALVGLPGIVCTPRSGRGLPAVAFGHGWLQSPRRYTGLLRHLASWGIVAAAPGTQRGPLASHRMLASDLRTALDICTGVRLGTGDISVDDGKLGVAGHALGGGSAVLAAADDPRVRAVATFAVTETMPSALAAAHRVTAPGLHLTGGKDLLAPSVANAEPIAAAWGGPVQLRDLPKASHLGITEGRHWTELVLHGKAEYRTQRTTRALITAFLLRHLNADKRWDALLDGDVSGAAIDQEHSRTAKQLTA